The following nucleotide sequence is from ANME-2 cluster archaeon.
GGTATTCAATATGGAATTAACATCCGCCCATCTTTCCAAACTGGATGAGATGAGCACCCTTCTTTCCATTTCTGATGACCTGACTATTGCTTTTGTGCGCTGTAACGAACCGGTATTACGCCATGCCCTTGATAACGAGATCAGGCAACAGGTGGAAAATGAGGTTTTTATCTACGACATCCGGATGGATATTAATTCCACAAGTCTTATACAAAATTTGCGAGATGCAGTGCAATCGGATCTGTATAATGCTCAAAAAAAAGAGAATAAAAAAATCGCATTTTTCGTATTCGGCCTTGACGATGCAATTGAAAAGAAAAACCCGGATGGTGGATCTGAGGCGCTTTTGCTGCTTAATATGATGCGTGAGGAGTTCCTGGATATCAATCATACTATAATCCTCTGGATCAACAGTGCATCGTTATCCCTGATCCTCAAAGAAGCCCAGGACTTTTTTTCCTGGCGTACGACCGTGTTTGAGTTTGAACTGGAGAAGAAAGAGCTAATCAAAATGGTTGCTGATTTTGGAGAAACTGATCTGCAATTTTTAGATAAAGAAGAACTTGAAGAGCGCCAGGACTATTACACCAGATTATTGAAAGAATTCAAAGAAAAAGGATTCGAGGATGCTTCCAAGTTTAGTGATTGGAATTACAATCTGGGAATTATCAAATTGCTTATGGGATATGCGGATGAAGCACTGAAATATTTTGAAGAATCCCTAAGATTTTCAGAAAAATCAGGAGATAAAACGAAAACAAGCAATATTTTTGGTGTATTTGGCATGGCTTACAGCCATCTCGGGCAGGTAGAAAAGGCCATCGAGTACTATGAAATGGCGCTGGTGATCTCAAGGGAGATCGGGGATAAGCAAGGAGAAGGAACTCACCTTGAAAATCTTGGGTTGGCATACAGCCATCTGGGGCAGGTAGAAAAAACAATTGAATTCTATGAAAAAGCGCTTGTCATTGCAGAGGAAATTGGGGGTCGGCGCGGAAAAGGGGTTCGCTTTGGAGACCTGGGGAATACATACAGCTCTCAGGGGAAGATGGAGAAGGCCATCGAAAACTATGAAAAAGCGCTGGTGGTCTCAAGGGATATTGGGGATCGGCGAGGGGAAGGAGCGCACCTGGGAAACCTGGGAAATGCATACTTCAATCTGGGGCAGATAGAAAAAGCAGTCGAATATCATGAAAAGGGGATTGTCATCACAAGGGAAATAGGGGACCGGCGCAATGAAGGAGCACACCTGGTAAACCTGGGCTTGGCATACAGAAATCTGGGGCAGGTAAAAAAGGCAATCGAATGCTATGAAAAGGCGCTGGACATTGGAAAGGAGATAATGGACCCAAGAATAATCAACTTTTGCGAAAAGAATCTCAAATCAATTAAATCCTGAAACAAAGACTCACTCAAATCATCCTCTTCATCTTCCCAGCCACATCCCCCGGACTCTCCGCAACCACCACCCCAGCACTCTCCAGCGACTCGATCTTCTCCTTCGTAGTCCCGTCGCCCCCGCTGATAATGGCACCGGCATGGCCCATGGTCTTGCCCGGCGGCGCGCTTATCCCTACCACATAACCCACCACAGGCTTGGTCACATGCTCCCTGATGTATTCAGCAGCCTCCTGTTCGGCCGTGACCTGTTCAAGTACATTCTTGAGACAGATCAAGATGCAGATGCCGCATTGCTTGCAATATATTTATACGATTGGACTTAAATGACCAGCCACATCCCTGCAATTATGATGAGTATTCCTGATAAAAGCCGGGATGTCACCTTCTCACCCAGGAACTTCACTGCCAGAATGCTGGAGAATAAGGGTGTGATCGAGGCCAATGAGGTGGCTTGGGCCGTGCCGATATTGGTAAGACTTACAAAGAACATGTAACTCCCCAGTCCCATACCAAATATCCCGCCCAGGCCAATCACGGCCGAAGACCGCCTATCCAGCTTGAAGGCAGCAACAGGTCCCTTGTCCAGCGAAAAGAGCACATACATGGTCATCACAGAAATGGGCAGGCTAAGGAAAGTCCCCCATAAAGGTTCCACATAATAAAGACCAGTCCTGCTTGCGATTACGGAAAAAGCAGAGCAAATTGCAGACACAAGAGTGAACAGAATGGCCTTCTTCGGGTCTTTTTCACTGCCCGATGCTTTCTCCCTGCTCAGTACCAATATACCTGAGACAATGAGGATGGTTCCCATCACCACCCCTGGACCAATGGTCTCTTTCAGTATCAATCCGCTTAGCACAATGGTGAAGAGTGGAAAGGTGAATTTCAGGGGTTGGACCCTGGACACAGAGGCATATTCCAGTCCCTTGAAATACAGGTATCCCCCCAGAAGGAGCCTCAACAGCCCACCCAGAGAAAGAAAGAAAAAAGCCATTAACGGCACCGTAAGATCATAACCATAGAGCAATATATTCAGCATGAACATGAAGCCCATTGCTGCGGCTGTACGTACCAGTACCGCCGGGAAGGGCTTCACATCCTTCAGGCCGATCTTGTACAGCACCGCAGATATTGACCAGAAAAGTGCGGCCAAGATTGCCGATATTTCCCCGATACCTATCATATAGTACCGTGATGCTCTGAAAAGGATTTAAAGTTTGTATGGCAATTGGATATCAGCAATTTTTAAGCATCAAACGCTGCAGTATAAATAACCACCAGATAAAATTGATTTTAGCCATTTTGCCATTATTTCCTTTACCTCTTCATGTGTGTAGAACTGACCACTTTCTGCATAAGAAAATGGAGGTTGTACCTGATCTTCCTTTTAAGTGTATAAAAAATAAAAAAACTGAAAAAAGATATGAATAAGTTTAAGAAAGTTAACGGCATGAGTGTAAGAATACCATTGCCTTTATCGAAATCAGGGTTTAGATCAATATAAAATCTTATATGTAGATTATTGGAGCTTTGCCAAAATAATTTTTCCTTCTCAGAAGCCTGTGTTATCCAGCCCACTTTTCTGACAAAAGGTTTGTTTTTGTCAACCATTTCCAAACCGAACTCATCAGCCAATTGCATCATGAGTTTTTCAATTTGTGAAGGAATAATACTGTCATATTTTGGATAAACTTTATAAATATACTTTGCTAATCTGGCATACACGCTTGGATTGATAGGAGAAACCAGATAGTAAACCTCTTTATTCGGATGAAGTATTTTAAATTTTATTGCTTCTTTAAACCAGAAAGAAATATTGGCATTTTTATGTCTATACTCAGGCAGTAAGCCTGCTTCAGCTCTAAAAATAACTAAAGGCTTATCATCAATAAATTTTTCAAAATGATGAACAGCAAAATATCCTATTACTTCTTTTTTTCTTTTATTGCGATATATAAATATTTTTGTAACATCAGCAGGTGAATTAACCACGTAATGATCAAATTCCTTTTCATTAAGGCCTGTAAAAATCTGTTTATGCACCTTATAGAGACTTTCGCTAAGACTTTGTCGCTCCTCACGCGTTAGCTTAGAAGGATAAATTGTTTCAGCACTTACTACTTTTGGCATCTATAATATCCCTGAACTTGAATCTCAGTTATAAGCACATCAGGCATTCAGTTTTTCCCTTATGAACTTCACCGTACTCTCCATAGTGGCTCCGGGAGTGAATATTTCCGCTATACCCAGTTTCTTCAACTCAGGGATATCCTCCTGCGGGATTATTCCTCCGGCAATGACAATGACATCTACACCCCTCTTCTTGAGCAGTTCCATTATTTTCGGACAGAGTGTCATGTGTGCTCCCGAGAGGATACTCAGTCCTACTACATCCACTTCATTCTGCAGCGCTGCCTCCACTATCTGCTCCGGCGTCCGGTGCAAACCAGTATAAATAACCTCCATCCCGGCATCACATAGCGCTCTCGCAATAACCTTCGCCCCCCTGTCATGTCCGTCCAACCCTGGTTTTGCTATCAACACAACAATCTTTTTTTTCTCCATGTTCCCTCCTAAAATATGGTTTTTTCCTTATATTCACCAAACACTAAACGCATAACATCGCAAATCTCCTCGACTGTCGCCTGGGCACCTGCACACTTCACCACCGGATACATCAGATTCTCAGTTCCTTCAGCTGCCTTTTCAAGCTTCTCCAGTGCATCCTGCACCTTTTTTCCATCTCTCTTTTTACGTAACTTTTTCAACCTTTCTATCTGTGCACGCTGTACTGCTTCATCAACCCTCAGCGTTTTAGAAAACTTTTCCTCCTCCATCTTGAATTTGTTTATCCCGACAACGATGCGAGCGTCACTTTCTACCTCCCGCTGGTACCTATATGCAGCATCGGAGATCTCCTTATGGAAGAATCCTGTCTCTATACCCTTTATCACGCCTGTGAGCATCGGGTACTCTCCCTCTCCCATGGACCGGATCCGTTCCATGTACTTCATCGCCTGCTCCTCTATCTCATCAGTAAGCCATTCAATGAAGTACGAGCCTGCAAGCGGGTCTACGGTATTCACAACGCCGCTTTCATGTGCGATGATCTGCTGCGTTCGCAGCGCTACCCGGACTGCCTTTTCTGTTGGTGTTGCATATGCCTCGTCATACGAATTCGTGTGGAGCGACTGCGTTCCTCCCAGAACAGCGGCGAGCGCTTCCAATGTCGATCTTATAATATTATTCTCAGGCTGCTGTGCCGTTAAAGAGCATCCTGCGGTCTGGGTATGGTAGCGAAGCATCCACGAGCAGGAATTTTTTGCTCCATATCTCTCGCGCATAATTCTTGCCCACATCCTGCGCGCGGCACGGAACTTCGCAATCTCCTCGAAGAAATCCTTATGGGAGTTGAAAAAAAAACTCAGCCTCGGTGCGAATTGATCGATCTGCAGCCCTCTTTCCAAAGCCGCCTCCACATATGCTGCACCGTTTGCAAGCGTGAAGGCAATTTCCTGCACTGCTGTGCAACCTGCCTCACGCATATGGTATCCACTTATACTTATGGAATTCCATTTCGGCACGTGTTGTGCACAATACTCAAATATATCAGTCACGAGCCTTATCGATGGCTCTGGAGGAAATATATAGTTGCCGCGTGCCACATATTCCTTAAAGATATCGTTCTGCACGGTTCCCCTGAGTTTTTCCTGCGCTACACCTTGTTTCGCAGCTACCGTGATGTACATTGCTAGCAGCACATTAGTTGGTGCATTGATAGTCATGGAAGTGGTTACTTTATCCAGTGGAATTCCTCTGAAGAGAATTTCCATATCCTGTACAGAATCTACGGCGACGCCGACCTTGCCAACTTCTCCATCTGCCAGAGGATGATCTGAGTCATATCCAAGCTGCGTTGGCAGATCAAACGCAACGCTAAGCCCTGTTTGCCCCTGCCCGATCAAATACTTGTAGCGCTGGTTCGTGTCCTTAGCCGTTCCGTATCCTGCGTACTGGCGCATCGTCCACAAACGACCACGATATCCTGTTGCATGCACCCCCCTGATGTACGGATATTCTCCCGGAAATCCGAGGTCCTGCATATAATCCTTCTGCTGCGGCAGATAGAGTCTCTGTACAGGTATGCCTGAGAGTGTCCTGAACTCCTCGCATGATTCTGCCACACTATCGAGAGTCTTTCGAAGCACTCCGTCTTCCCACTTGCTGCAGTGCTCCTTTATTTCCTGCAATTTTTTCTCATCAAACATCAATACACCCCATCATGCCTTCCCAATATCCCCATATCTAAGAAGGAGAAACCCGTATATCTCCTTAACGGTTGGCATAAGTATGAACACTATCGGCTGTACCGTTTAGGCTCGAACTTGAACCTTCCTGGTTCTGACGGAATCTGTGGTTTTCAAAATATGTCGGAAGATAGCGGCCATGGATGCCGTTTTATGATGCGCAAATTCACTCGAATATACTATGAACCGAACCGCTGGTATACGCAGATTTGTTAATCGAGATTCTGCGGATGCTAGAATTTCATAGCGATTGATGTGCAATCTCAGTATTTCCACAACTGTAAAGACTTATCGTTAGTGACCACAGAAAACGTCAGAACCAGAAACCTTCACTGCCCGGTCTTTGAGCCACGGCAATCTACTGCTCGAACCTGAACCCATAAATATCCTTTTCACCAAGCGTTCTGAGTTTCCCCCATCTTGGTCGCAACCGCAGGCCGACTTTGATGTCATCGCCTGTCAGCTGACCCAGTGCTCTGACACCATTTGGAAACTCGACTATGCCAAGCAGCAGGGGTGACATCTCGATTCCCTCGGGTAGCACATAGAGCTTCGTGTAAGTGAGCAACTTGCACTCATTGCCCAGCTCGACCTCTTCGAAATCGGTACCCTTGCAACTCAGGCAGCGTGCATGCCTTGGGTAATGCAGCCTGCTGCAGCCCTTGCACCTGAATCCGGTCATTCGCTCCTGCATCAGTCCATCCTCTCCAAGATATGCACAACGACATTGTTTCCAAATCCGCCGAAGTTGCAGCAATAGGCCCGCTTAGCGCCACTGACCTGCCGCTCTTTTGCCTCGCCTCTCAGCTGCCAGGCGAGCTCAATGATCTGCGCCACGCCTGTCGCCCCTATCGGGTGACCCCTGGCTTTAAGGCCGCCCGAGGGGTTGATCGGCAGCTCACCATCGAGGGCCGTTTTACCTTCTTCGAGCGCCTTTGCACCCTCTCCCTTCCTGAAAAAACCCGCATCCTCGCTCTGTGCAATTTCAAGAATCGCAAATGCATCATGGAGTTCAGCCACGTCGATATCGCTCGGCCTGAGCCCGGCCATCTCAAATGCCTGTTTAGAAGCGAGCTGTACTGCCTTTAGCACGGTTGGTTCTTCCCGCTCGTGTACGGCATGTGTATCAGTCGCCTGCCCGAAACCAGCTATTCTCACGGGCGCATCCGAGTATTTTTTTGCTACGTCTGCGGGACAAAGTACAACAGCTGCAGCTCCATCGCTTATCGGGCAGCAGTGGTAGAGCCGCAGCGGGTCAGCGATCATCACCGAGTTCATGATCTCCTTGATGGTTACGGCTTTTTGAAGGTGGGCGTATGGGTTTTTGAGGGCATTTGCATGGTTTTTTGCTGCCACCATCGCAAGATGCTTTTCGGTAACGCCGTGGTGCTGCATGTAGAGCCTTGTGAACATTGCAGCTAACGAAGGCAGGGTCACACCATGCACATACTCCACATCGGGTTGGCTCAGTGTCGCAACAATGTCAGTGATAACGTTGGTATCCACATGTGTCATTTTCTCTCCTCCGGCCACCAGCACCAGGTCATAAGCTCCGGATGCAACGGCGAGAAGACCCATTTTTACAGCTGAACCTCCCGAAGCCGGGCCGTTTTCCACCCGGTCAGCTGCTGCCGGCAATAAGCTGAGTTGATCCACAAGTGCACTGGCGATCGCGGTCTGGCGGGTAAGTTCACCTGCTGCAAAATTTGCGACGTAAACGGCATCGAAATCACGATCGCCTGCACCAGCATCGTTGATCGCCCTGAGCGAAGCCTCTGCTAAGAGGTCCATTAACCCTTTACCTTCGAGCCGCCCAAACTTTGTCATCCCGCATCCGATTATAGCTACATCTCTCAATTGCATCACTCCTTTGACTTACCCAAGTTCTCACTTCCTGACCATCTCAATTGCATTTTTGCATCCTTTTGATCGCATCGATTATTTCATTAACAGAAGCCTCTTCCTCGATCGTGGATATATCTCCCATATCTTTTTTAGTCCATATTGCTTTCATTACTCTCCTCATTATTTTACCACTTCGGGTTTTTGGTAACATGTTCACAAATTCGATACCCCTGATTACCACAAATGGACCCATGTTTTCCCTCACATGTAGCAAGAGTTCTTTTTTTAGTTCTTCCGAAGGCTCAAAGCCACTTTTTAATACAACAAAAGCACATGCAACTTGCCCTTTCAGCTCATCCGGCACTCCTGATACACCCGATTCCACGACAGCCGGATGTGACATGAGTGCATTTTCAATTTCTATAGTCCCAACTCTATGAGCAGCAATTTTTATCACCTCATCGGATCTGCCTACGAACCATATGTAACCATCATCATCTTTGTAAGCAGCATCTCCGGAATAATAACTCTTTGTGGATGGAATTTTTTCCCAGTATTCTTTTAAGTATCTCTTATGTTCCTCCCAAAGAGTTGGTGAAAGCCCGGGGAAAGGTTCTTTTACAATTAAAATGCCTTTTTCTCCAGCAGGCATGGAATGACCGCTTTTTTCGTTTACAATATCCACTTTGGTTCCTGGAACAGATATTGCAGCAGACCCAGGCTTAATAGGTAATAAGGACAAGCCATAAGGATTCGCAATTAGGGGTCCTGCAGATTCGGTCTGCCACATGTGATCAATTACAGGGATTTTATTCCCAAATACTTCTTCGTAAAGCCATTGCCACGCTGGTGGATTCAAGACCTCTCCTGCACTGAAAACTCTTTCTACTGAACTTAAGTCATGCTTGCGCGCTTCTTCAATTCCAAGTTTCATTAATCCTCTTACACCTGTAGGAGATACCCATAAACCTGTCACTTTGTTTCTTTCTATTAT
It contains:
- a CDS encoding cobalamin B12-binding domain-containing protein, whose amino-acid sequence is MEKKKIVVLIAKPGLDGHDRGAKVIARALCDAGMEVIYTGLHRTPEQIVEAALQNEVDVVGLSILSGAHMTLCPKIMELLKKRGVDVIVIAGGIIPQEDIPELKKLGIAEIFTPGATMESTVKFIREKLNA
- a CDS encoding DMT family transporter, with translation MIGIGEISAILAALFWSISAVLYKIGLKDVKPFPAVLVRTAAAMGFMFMLNILLYGYDLTVPLMAFFFLSLGGLLRLLLGGYLYFKGLEYASVSRVQPLKFTFPLFTIVLSGLILKETIGPGVVMGTILIVSGILVLSREKASGSEKDPKKAILFTLVSAICSAFSVIASRTGLYYVEPLWGTFLSLPISVMTMYVLFSLDKGPVAAFKLDRRSSAVIGLGGIFGMGLGSYMFFVSLTNIGTAQATSLASITPLFSSILAVKFLGEKVTSRLLSGILIIIAGMWLVI
- a CDS encoding methylmalonyl-CoA mutase family protein, producing the protein MMFDEKKLQEIKEHCSKWEDGVLRKTLDSVAESCEEFRTLSGIPVQRLYLPQQKDYMQDLGFPGEYPYIRGVHATGYRGRLWTMRQYAGYGTAKDTNQRYKYLIGQGQTGLSVAFDLPTQLGYDSDHPLADGEVGKVGVAVDSVQDMEILFRGIPLDKVTTSMTINAPTNVLLAMYITVAAKQGVAQEKLRGTVQNDIFKEYVARGNYIFPPEPSIRLVTDIFEYCAQHVPKWNSISISGYHMREAGCTAVQEIAFTLANGAAYVEAALERGLQIDQFAPRLSFFFNSHKDFFEEIAKFRAARRMWARIMRERYGAKNSCSWMLRYHTQTAGCSLTAQQPENNIIRSTLEALAAVLGGTQSLHTNSYDEAYATPTEKAVRVALRTQQIIAHESGVVNTVDPLAGSYFIEWLTDEIEEQAMKYMERIRSMGEGEYPMLTGVIKGIETGFFHKEISDAAYRYQREVESDARIVVGINKFKMEEEKFSKTLRVDEAVQRAQIERLKKLRKKRDGKKVQDALEKLEKAAEGTENLMYPVVKCAGAQATVEEICDVMRLVFGEYKEKTIF
- a CDS encoding thiolase domain-containing protein translates to MRDVAIIGCGMTKFGRLEGKGLMDLLAEASLRAINDAGAGDRDFDAVYVANFAAGELTRQTAIASALVDQLSLLPAAADRVENGPASGGSAVKMGLLAVASGAYDLVLVAGGEKMTHVDTNVITDIVATLSQPDVEYVHGVTLPSLAAMFTRLYMQHHGVTEKHLAMVAAKNHANALKNPYAHLQKAVTIKEIMNSVMIADPLRLYHCCPISDGAAAVVLCPADVAKKYSDAPVRIAGFGQATDTHAVHEREEPTVLKAVQLASKQAFEMAGLRPSDIDVAELHDAFAILEIAQSEDAGFFRKGEGAKALEEGKTALDGELPINPSGGLKARGHPIGATGVAQIIELAWQLRGEAKERQVSGAKRAYCCNFGGFGNNVVVHILERMD
- a CDS encoding tetratricopeptide repeat protein yields the protein MELTSAHLSKLDEMSTLLSISDDLTIAFVRCNEPVLRHALDNEIRQQVENEVFIYDIRMDINSTSLIQNLRDAVQSDLYNAQKKENKKIAFFVFGLDDAIEKKNPDGGSEALLLLNMMREEFLDINHTIILWINSASLSLILKEAQDFFSWRTTVFEFELEKKELIKMVADFGETDLQFLDKEELEERQDYYTRLLKEFKEKGFEDASKFSDWNYNLGIIKLLMGYADEALKYFEESLRFSEKSGDKTKTSNIFGVFGMAYSHLGQVEKAIEYYEMALVISREIGDKQGEGTHLENLGLAYSHLGQVEKTIEFYEKALVIAEEIGGRRGKGVRFGDLGNTYSSQGKMEKAIENYEKALVVSRDIGDRRGEGAHLGNLGNAYFNLGQIEKAVEYHEKGIVITREIGDRRNEGAHLVNLGLAYRNLGQVKKAIECYEKALDIGKEIMDPRIINFCEKNLKSIKS